Part of the Methanothermobacter sp. genome, ATATGTAAGGTAGAAGACGATGAAATCGTTGGAACCATCAATGCATGCCGTATAGGTCATAGCAAATTCGTACATGCTGAGGGCGCAGTCAGATACACGAAACCCCTTATAAGAAAGAATGGGGAGTTCGTTGAGGTAAGCTATGATGAAGCAATTGATAAAGCAGCGAAGATCATAGCAGAATCAAAAAGACCCTTAATGTATGGATGGAGCTGCACAGAATGTGAAGCCCAGGCTGTGGGGATGGAACTTGCAGAGGAAGCAGGTGCAGTGATTGATAACACAGCATCTGTCTGCCATGGGCCATCCTTACTTGCGGTACAGGACACAGGATACCCTGTATGTACACTTGGAGAGGTCAAAAACAGGGCTGATGTCGTTGTTTACTGGGCATGTAATCCTATGCATGCTCACCCAAGGCACATGTCAAGGAATGTTTTTGCAAGGGGCTTCTTCAGGGAACGTGGAAAATCAGATAGGACAGTGATTGTGGTTGATCCAAGGTACTCTGACACAGCCAAACTTGCAGATATACATTTAAAGCTTGATTTCAACAGGGATTACGAGCTTGTCGATGCAATGAGAGCATGCCTCATGGGACATGAGATACTCTATGATGAAGTTGCAGGTGTTCCACGTGAAAAAATCATAGAGGCAGTGGAAGCTCTCAAAAACGCCCAGTTTGGTATACTCTTCTTTGGTATGGGTATAACACAGAGCTTAGGAAAACACAGAAACATAGACACAGCAATTATGATGGTCCAGGACCTCAATGACTTTGCTAAATGGACCCTTATACCGATGAGGGGCCATTACAATGTGAACGGATTCAACCAGGTATGTTCATGGGAAAGCGGGTTCCCCTTCTGTGTTGACTATTCAACGGGCGAACCCAGATATAACCCTGGTGAAACCGGTGCCAACGACCTTCTCCAGAATAAGGAAGCCGATTCAATGCTGGTTGTGGCCTCTGACCCAGGGGCACATTTCCCACAGAAGGCCCTCGAGAGAATGGCTGAAATACCTGTTATTGCTGTTGAACCACACAGGACACCAACAACAGAACTGGCCGACATAATCATTCCACCGGCAATTGTGGGTATTGAAGCGGAGGGCACAGCTTACAGAATGGATGGTGTGCCCATAAAAATGAAGAAGGTTGTTGAGTCAGAGCTCCTCTCAGACAGGGAGATTCTGGA contains:
- a CDS encoding formylmethanofuran dehydrogenase subunit B, with the translated sequence MEYVKNVTCPFCGTLCDDIICKVEDDEIVGTINACRIGHSKFVHAEGAVRYTKPLIRKNGEFVEVSYDEAIDKAAKIIAESKRPLMYGWSCTECEAQAVGMELAEEAGAVIDNTASVCHGPSLLAVQDTGYPVCTLGEVKNRADVVVYWACNPMHAHPRHMSRNVFARGFFRERGKSDRTVIVVDPRYSDTAKLADIHLKLDFNRDYELVDAMRACLMGHEILYDEVAGVPREKIIEAVEALKNAQFGILFFGMGITQSLGKHRNIDTAIMMVQDLNDFAKWTLIPMRGHYNVNGFNQVCSWESGFPFCVDYSTGEPRYNPGETGANDLLQNKEADSMLVVASDPGAHFPQKALERMAEIPVIAVEPHRTPTTELADIIIPPAIVGIEAEGTAYRMDGVPIKMKKVVESELLSDREILERLLEKVKEYRASK